In Aspergillus fumigatus Af293 chromosome 2, whole genome shotgun sequence, a genomic segment contains:
- a CDS encoding FAD-binding oxidoreductase, protein MNVGSILFAIAILPSFALATSTCVGRLSFLVSWLTDSCAVSGFDEHPRPQATSAEDVSKALRVLVPKACKFAVRSGGHGAIAGIANIQDGVTIDLSALNWVIPSADRSLVSVGPGQRWGRVYAALDRLGLSVPGGRDSPVGVGGTTLGGGFGYFATEAGFACDSVVEFQVVLANGRIVNATKDNEHDLWLALKGGANNFGIVTNFIFRTFPLGRVWGGHIYYPVSTLDQQLDAFYRFTSDPNYDVKAGLIHNFAFTPATGPLLTNLLAYASPEENPAPFRSFTSIQPQIMASTKVMTLEALAEEGGSLSPNSRQQLTFAVTFENNLDLLTQVFDIWNASTADVSAIPSIQWSLSIEPIVPAIAHQSAIKGGNVLGLDVPRQGLVLALLSATFNHSQEYPIVRAAAEKLSNNIISAAKAACAYNPYIDLNHAAPWQDPIASYGDRIQAFLRQTAGKYDPQGVFQRLCPGGFKVN, encoded by the exons ATGAACGTTGGTAGCATTCTATTTGCCATCGCCATTCTACCCTCGTTTGCACTTGCAACATCCACTTGTGTAGGCAGACTTTCCTTCCTGGTGTCCTGGTTGACTGACTCCTGTGCAGTGTCAGGCTTTGACGAGCATCCTAGGCCCCAGG CGACGTCCGCTGAGGACGTTTCCAAAGCGCTGCGAGTTCTTGTTCCCAAGGCCTGCAAGTTTGCTGTTCGCAGTGGTGGCCATGGAGCAATTGCCGGGATTGCCAACATCCAAGACGGGGTGACGATTGACCTTAGTGCTTTGAACTGGGTTATTCCCTCCGCAGACAGAAGCCTCGTGTCAGTCGGGCCGGGACAGCGATGGGGAAGGGTGTATGCAGCCCTGGACAGACTCGGACTGTCGGTACCAGGAGGGAGAGATAGTCCTGTTGGAGTCGGGGGGACTACTTTGGGTG GCGGCTTCGGCTACTTTGCTACGGAAGCTGGTTTCGCCTGCGACAGCGTTGTCGAGTTTCAGGTGGTCCTCGCAAATGGCAGGATTGTCAACGCGACAAAGGACAATGAGCATGATCTGTGGCTTGCTCTGAAAGGAGGAGCAAATAATTTCGGCATTGTGACAAACTTCATCTTCAGAACCTTTCCGCTCGGACGGGTATGGGGAGGACACATCTACTACCCCGTGAGCACACTTGACCAACAGCTGGACGCATTCTATCGCTTCACATCCGATCCGAACTACGATGTCAAGGCCGGGCTCATTCACAACTTTGCATTCACCCCAGCCACGGGTCCTTTGCTCACCAATCTATTAGCTTACGCCAGTCCAGAGGAGAACCCAGCGCCTTTCAGATCATTCACCTCGATCCAGCCGCAAATCATGGCCAGCACGAAAGTAATGACACTTGAAGCTCTCGCAGAAGAGGGAGGCTCGCTGTCCCCGAACTCTCGCCA ACAACTCACATTCGCAGTCACCTTTGAGAACAATCTGGACCTGCTGACGCAAGTCTTTGACATATGGAATGCAAGCACCGCCGACGTATCAGCCATCCCCAGCATCCAGTGGTCCCTTAGCATTGAGCCAATCGTCCCTGCTATAGCACACCAAAGTGCTATCAAAGGCGGAAATGTTCTGGGACTCGATGTGCCCCGACAAGGTCTCGTCCTGGCACTGTTATCTGCTACATTCAACCATTCGCAGGAGTATCCCATTGTCCGCGCGGCGGCTGAGAAGCTCTCGAACAATATCATCAGCGCCGCAAAGGCAGCTTGTGCCTATAATCCGTATATTGACCTCAACCATGCTGCGCCCTGGCAGGACCCTATAGCGAGCTATGGGGATAGAATACAAGCATTTTTGAGGCAGACTGCGGGAAAGTATGATCCCCAAGGGGTTTTCCAACGTCTCTGTCCGGGGGGGTTCAAAGTCAATTGA
- a CDS encoding lytic polysaccharide monooxygenase auxiliary activity family 9 protein: MYRNFLLAVLALLSASAHAHTTFTTLYVDGENQGDGVCVRMNRDASKASFPIEPLSSKDIACGYDGEKAVARVCPAKASSILTFEFREYADGSRPGSIDGSHKGPCAVYMKKVDDATADNNAAGDGWFKIWQSDYDAAEGKWCTEKMIENNGHISVQIPADIEGGYYLVRPELLALHASQDNPPDPQFYVGCAQVFVQSTGTAKPATVHIGEGTYDLSLPGMTYNIYKTPLELPYPMYGPPVYQAGKTASASPAPTNTASANAGSDQAESAPAPAASGSTGSEKSTDTGSANTTPTNAASANTESGKSADTASGNAASTNTESEKTDSAPANVCKNKTKRNKNKKKNKNKKKRAMLVQTKGLKPEGCILERDNWCGFEVPSYTDEQGCWASSKNCWDQADVCWNTALPTGSAHCQIWSDKCTALDESCSNKVFPGPPNAGQDLTPKKASLVGSIKIFGRGVRSHIKRRRHTHV, from the exons atgTATAGAAACTTCCTCCTTGCAGTGCTGGCACTGCTTTCTGCATCTGCTCATGCCCATACCACCTTCACGACCCTCTACGTCGATGGTGAGAACCAAGGTGATGGAGTGTGTGTGCGCATGAACCGCGACGCAAGCAAAGCGAGCTTCCCTATTGAGCCTCTCTCCAGCAAGGACATTGCATGTG GCTACGACGGCGAAAAAGCCGTCGCGCGCGTCTGCCCCGCCAAGGCATCCTCAATCCTCACCTTCGAATTCCGCGAATACGCCGATGGCTCGCGCCCGGGCTCCATCGACGGAAGCCACAAGGGGCCCTGCGCCGTGTACATGAAGAAGGTCGACGACGCGACAGCCGACAACAACGCTGCCGGCGACGGGTGGTTCAAGATCTGGCAGTCGGACTATGATGCAGCTGAGGGCAAATGGTGCACCGAGAAGATGATCGAGAATAACGGGCATATCTCTGTGCAGATCCCGGCAGATATCGAGGGCGGATACTACCTCGTGCGGCCCGAGTTGCTGGCTCTGCATGCCTCGCAGGATAACCCGCCCGATCCGCAGTTCTACGTTGGCTGCGCGCAGGTGTTTGTGCAGTCGACGGGGACAGCGAAACCGGCCACCGTCCATATCGGCGAGGGGACTTATGATTTGAGTCTGCCTGGTATGACCTACAATATCTACAAGACGCCGTTGGAGCTGCCGTACCCTATGTATGGGCCGCCGGTGTACCAGGCTGGTAAGACTGCGTCTGCCAGTCCTGCCCCTACCAACACTGCTTCTGCCAATGCTGGTTCCGACCAGGCTGAATCTGCGCCTGCCCCTGCTGCGTCTGGCAGCACTGGATCCGAGAAGTCTACCGATACTGGGTCGGCCAATACGACGCCTACCAATGCAGCGTCTGCCAATACTGAGTCCGGGAAGTCTGCCGATACGGCGTCTGGCAATGCCGCATCCACCAACACCGAATCCGAGAAAACCGACTCAGCTCCCGCCAATGTCTGCAAGAACAAGACCAAGaggaacaagaacaagaagaagaacaagaacaagaagaagcgcgcGATGCTCGTCCAGACCAAAGGCCTCAAGCCAGAAGGCTGTATCCTCGAACGAGACAACTGGTGCGGATTTGAAGTGCCCTCGTATACAGACGAGCAGGGCTGCTGGGCT TCATCCAAAAACTGCTGGGATCAAGCCGACGTATGCTGGAACACGGCTCTCCCGACCGGCTCAGCACACTGCCAGATCTGGTCCGACAAATGCACGGCGCTCGACGAATCATGCAGCAACAAGGTGTTCCCTGGTCCGCCAAATGCAGGCCAGGATCTCACGCCGAAGAAGGCTTCGTTGGTGGGGTCGATCAAGATATTTGGGCGGGGCGTACGGTCGCATatcaagagaagaagacatactCATGTTTAG